The Campylobacter curvus genome includes the window GTTTTCAAGCTCATATACAGCTTTTTTGACAGGAGTGAAGAAAGCATCAAGTGCGATATAATCGTCCTCGATCTCCTCGCGGATCTCCTCGCTAGGCACATATCCGATACCCTTTTGAATGATAACGCTGAAATTTAGCTCTGCGTCTTCATTGATCGTAGCAAGATAAGCATCGGGGTTCACGATCTCTACGACATCGTTGTTAAGATCGGCTCCCGTTATCTCTTTTGGACCTTTAAAGCTATACTCTACGACCTCACGCTCGCTATCGTTTTTGAGTTTGAAGCGAATTTTCTTTAAATTTATAATGAAAAACGCAACGTCTTCAAGCATACCGCGCATACTGTCAAATTCGTGGCTGACACCCTTGATCTTTACGCCAATAGGCGCAAAACCGACCGTGCTTGTGTAAAGAAGACGACGAAGCGGGTGAGCCAATGTGACTGCATAACCGGTCTCAAAAGGATATGCAGTTATCTTTGCTACGTTCTCGCTGATGCTTTGAACTTCGATCTCAGTCGGCATATAAGCTGATGTAGTAATCTTTCTCATCTTTATACCTTCTATTATTTTGAGTAAAGCTCGACTATGAATCTTTCCTCTATCGGAATGATAACCTCTTCTCTTTCTGGATTTCTGGTGAAAATTCCAAATTTCTTATCTTTTTCAACATCAACCCAGCCGACGATACCGGTCTGAGCGGTAAGATCAATCGCACGAACAATTTGCGGATTATTTTTAGATTTTTCGATAACCTCTACTTTAGATCCCGGCTCCACCCTATAAGAAGGGATATCCACTCTCTTACCGTTTACAAGGATATGTCCGTGAGTTACGAGCTGACGTGCGAAACGACGAGTCGTCGCAAAGCCCATCCTATAAACTACGTTATCTAGTCTTTGTTCTAAAAGCTGGACTAAAAGCGCACCGGTATTTCCCTCGCGACGTGCTGCTTCTTGGAACAATCTTCTAAATTGCTTCTCTGAAATTCCATACATGAATTTAGCTTTTTGCTTCTCGCGAAGCTGTAAGCCATATTCGCTGATTTTCGCTCTTCTTTGTCCGTGTTGTCCCGGTGCATACGGTCTTTTATCAAGCGCACTTTTGCCTGCAAGCCTTCTCTCGCCTTTTAGCGCAAGAGAAACACCAAGACGTCTTTCTAGTTTTTCAACAGGTCCTGTATATCTAGCCATAATAATTTCTCCTAATTTCTATTCTTAGACGCGGCGGCGTTTTGGTGGTCTGCAACCATTGTGTGCAAGCGGGGTGATATCTTTAAGGAAAGTCACTTTGATGCCTTCGACCGCTCCTACGCTCTTAACTGCCGTCTCGCGTCCGCTGCCCGGACCTTGTACTTTTATGCCGACTTCTTTTATGCCGTGCTCTTTTGCTTTATTTAGAGCATCTTCAACGGCTTGTTGAGCTGCGTAAGGAGTCGATTTTTTGCTTCCTTTAAATCCAAGACCACCGGCACTGCTCCATGCGATAGCATTTCCCATCTCATCGGTAACGGTCACCATCGTATTATTAAATGTCGCACTGATATAAACGATACCTTTGGCTATACTTTTTCTAACAACTTTTTTCTTAACGATTTTTCTTTTTGCCATTTACTATCCTTTAACCCTTGCCTTACTTAGTAGCCGCGCCGACGGTTTTACGTCTGCCTTTTCTGGTTCTTGCGTTAGTTTTTGTCTTTTGTCCGCGAACAGGAAGGCCTTTTCTATGGCGAAGACCTCTATAACTTCCAAGATCCATAAGTGCCTTTATATCCATAGCGACTTGTTTCCTAAGGTCACCCTCGACTATGTGATGCTCCTGGATCTCTTTACGGATAGCCGCAGCCTCGTCTTCGCTCAGCTCAAAAACTCTCTTGTCGTAAGAGATACCCGCAGCGTCAAGAATTTGACGTGACTTGTAAAGACCTATGCCATAGATATATGTCAAACCATACTCTATTCTCTTTTTGTTTGGTAAATCTACACCTGCAATACGTGCCATGCCTTATCCTTGTCTTTGTTTATGTTTTGGATTTTCGCAGATAACACGAATGATACCGCTACGTTTGACAATTTTGCATTTGTCACACATCTTCTTTACAGAAGGACGAACTTTCATCTTAGTCTCCTAAAAATTTATTCCACTTTTTTAGGGGCTGCATCAGGTTTAAAGAAAAATTCTAAACCAACTATTTTCAAAATAAGTGGGAACTTTGAAAACAATTCTTCATACAGCTTGTTGCAAAGGTTGGATTTTATCTAAATCCAGCTTTAAATTTACTTAGTATGTCGCCGATAACGAATCTGGCGATACTGAAATTTTACTTATATCTATAAGTTATGCGACCCTTATCAAG containing:
- the rpsK gene encoding 30S ribosomal protein S11, encoding MAKRKIVKKKVVRKSIAKGIVYISATFNNTMVTVTDEMGNAIAWSSAGGLGFKGSKKSTPYAAQQAVEDALNKAKEHGIKEVGIKVQGPGSGRETAVKSVGAVEGIKVTFLKDITPLAHNGCRPPKRRRV
- a CDS encoding DNA-directed RNA polymerase subunit alpha; translated protein: MRKITTSAYMPTEIEVQSISENVAKITAYPFETGYAVTLAHPLRRLLYTSTVGFAPIGVKIKGVSHEFDSMRGMLEDVAFFIINLKKIRFKLKNDSEREVVEYSFKGPKEITGADLNNDVVEIVNPDAYLATINEDAELNFSVIIQKGIGYVPSEEIREEIEDDYIALDAFFTPVKKAVYELENVLVEDDPDYEKIVFTITTDGQVGPIEAFKHCLEAMYQQMSVFKGVLDIDVNAPMMSSSVGGEHAKLLSSVEELNLSARSFNCLDKAEIRYIGELALMDENELKDLKNLGKKSLEEIKAVMEEIGYPVGSDVLKDSKEQLRKKIAELKSQMSAKE
- the rpmJ gene encoding 50S ribosomal protein L36; its protein translation is MKVRPSVKKMCDKCKIVKRSGIIRVICENPKHKQRQG
- the rpsD gene encoding 30S ribosomal protein S4, producing MARYTGPVEKLERRLGVSLALKGERRLAGKSALDKRPYAPGQHGQRRAKISEYGLQLREKQKAKFMYGISEKQFRRLFQEAARREGNTGALLVQLLEQRLDNVVYRMGFATTRRFARQLVTHGHILVNGKRVDIPSYRVEPGSKVEVIEKSKNNPQIVRAIDLTAQTGIVGWVDVEKDKKFGIFTRNPEREEVIIPIEERFIVELYSK
- the rpsM gene encoding 30S ribosomal protein S13; the protein is MARIAGVDLPNKKRIEYGLTYIYGIGLYKSRQILDAAGISYDKRVFELSEDEAAAIRKEIQEHHIVEGDLRKQVAMDIKALMDLGSYRGLRHRKGLPVRGQKTKTNARTRKGRRKTVGAATK